From one Thermanaeromonas sp. C210 genomic stretch:
- a CDS encoding HEPN domain-containing protein: MRPEHVLEAKRWLKQARRDLEDARYCHEGGRYNIACFLAQQAAEKALKAYLYSEGEDPWGHSVAELVARCKEINEAFSRLASEAATLDKYYIPTRYPNGLPGGIPAEAFDIHDGERALQVAEQVIERVQQLGLAKGWTV; this comes from the coding sequence ATGAGGCCCGAGCACGTTCTGGAAGCTAAAAGATGGCTGAAGCAGGCCCGGCGGGACCTGGAGGACGCCCGGTACTGTCACGAAGGCGGACGCTATAACATAGCCTGTTTCCTGGCTCAACAGGCTGCCGAAAAGGCCCTTAAAGCTTACCTGTACAGTGAAGGAGAAGACCCCTGGGGACACTCAGTGGCCGAGCTGGTTGCAAGGTGTAAGGAAATTAACGAGGCTTTCAGTCGTTTAGCGTCCGAGGCTGCTACCCTTGATAAGTACTATATTCCTACACGCTATCCTAACGGGCTGCCTGGAGGGATTCCCGCGGAAGCCTTTGATATCCATGATGGAGAGCGGGCATTACAGGTGGCTGAGCAAGTGATTGAAAGAGTACAGCAACTGGGTCTGGCAAAAGGCTGGACAGTTTAA
- a CDS encoding nucleotidyltransferase domain-containing protein has protein sequence MSAVKDKISLRRKLLLKEAERITQKLAGLGVQKVILFGSLGKGRVHSGSDLDLLVVWDTELRFMDRLDVIYRTVSPAVALDLLVYTPEEFAELVRTRPFIRQIVNEGKILYEARARSGS, from the coding sequence ATGTCTGCCGTAAAGGATAAAATAAGCTTACGCAGGAAACTTCTGCTGAAAGAAGCAGAACGTATAACCCAAAAGTTAGCTGGCCTGGGAGTGCAGAAGGTTATTCTTTTTGGTTCCTTAGGCAAGGGAAGAGTTCACAGCGGCAGCGACCTTGATCTGTTGGTCGTATGGGATACGGAGCTAAGATTTATGGATCGGCTTGATGTAATTTACCGCACGGTATCGCCGGCCGTAGCCCTGGATCTATTAGTTTATACGCCGGAGGAGTTTGCTGAATTAGTGAGGACCCGACCGTTTATCCGGCAAATAGTAAATGAGGGGAAGATACTCTATGAGGCCCGAGCACGTTCTGGAAGCTAA